One Endozoicomonas gorgoniicola DNA window includes the following coding sequences:
- a CDS encoding pilus assembly protein, giving the protein MNRLSGIVLFIICFCYSGQHTLLASSSHYTFGPIQGSSRGIPQLMLALSFDHELFKKVYDDYTDIDGDGIMDVTYMDTFEYSGYFEPDWCYSHSLGRFRPVAQATGTNGHSCNGTTWSGNFMNWGTMSRIDLLRKLIYGGMRSTDTASLTVLERAEIPNDWHAFNKVYEPQAGDPSLSDLTPYTGTAIAMCNATTTSLGTPFVRIRTTSLTNPYQTDPTWIDTVDEWAGGDSLTCGNNALAQLEVRIEACHSTSTSNDCLNYGSSRKPIGLIQRRQDDVHFGLITGSFDANISGGVVRKNIGSAADEIDQSTGQFILNNGIVANIDRLRIAEYPYGLGFMSCGGSGPSGCTPVWSVQGLSFRCRTEPLPCRDWGNPISEIYLEALRYFSGQTTPSSEYSTGTDLGLSKPAWQDPLSVTNACSNCSILLLSTGQNSYDDDNYNNLSDVISGGLTQLQTLTDQIGTLEPDLSFPGNYVIGEVAGVTGVRQCLPRTLPRLSLARGICPEAPLMEGSYYLSGLSHFAFNNDLRSGLSGSQTINTYVVELAKSIPALNFAVPISGGQTRTVSLTPICQASNGATTTYESEFFPCSFLKMQVRNFTVDTNGALTSISFRILWQDFPWGGDGDADASAVYTVNVSNNNFQVEISDPVSRAAYSLRIGYSLTGVNGYNGLVTDADYNSDYKGFLSGYDDADAESAMIIWQGGLLEGFLNFPCSGTGCQSWATPLTVTKNFTPSANFSESLPSPLILAAKYSSFNDLDNDGTPNFDGDGDGVPDDDSREWDNVNNVSGVQVPDGIPDNYFFSDNPNRLNEQLNELLENLAGTVSSSSAPVVTTDPEGSRSVVQALFSANETVNNLTVSWVGWLYSLFIDERGHLREDANSNRTLDDYSVDPVVTLNFNAASGNTTVQRWNSTDNGITLTPNGNTVSIDDLDTLWDARNELSDLSNLLTQRSYTSATSNGRHILTWLDDNNNSTVDTGELHAFTSSLFSGAREGYLGNPTAGVTSLINYIRGQEQTGLRSRSVDFDNDGTTEVWRLGDIVNSSPVKVGTPRGSYTGGDTFNPLDETFERFRQHYANRREVIYVGANDGMLHAFNGGFWNETSSRFELTFSGSGTTSHPLGGELWAYIPMNLLPHLQWLTENNYPHVPYMDGKLQVFDANVFPNDTDHPNGWGTILVAAMGMGGGPIDVTVSGSSRTMRSSYVVMDITNPEKPPVLMAEISAPNLGFTLTPPVLVRQRRPDNNGDFDTPAQNDWYLVFGSGPIGTGVTGTEQALANGTSNQSMRVYVYDLESKDFVTPFNPMVTSIPNAYSGEMVVADWERDGYDDTIYFGSVRTTGNLSGELLRLNLSGTTPAGWGLSTLTNPQRPVTAAPLVLRSTDNHRWVYTGTGRDLVINDRNSAQQEYYFGVKEPRSGNTFTGTEITFSDLTDTTDVDVQANGTLGSTFSVSPGVTAGNFDALATAINNGSGWVNRLATNGTMPDNKSVSPGTSTQGLIFFVEYSPPTNQCSIVDSSFLNGVFFQTGTAFPAAERQVFTQAGFSDTDISVKRISLGAGKFTKPQLAITPEGDVRIITQGGAGNISTVDLTLPVADSGRQSWRRILDIPLAP; this is encoded by the coding sequence ATGAACAGATTGTCTGGAATAGTACTATTCATTATCTGCTTTTGTTATTCAGGCCAGCATACTCTTTTAGCCTCCTCATCCCATTACACTTTTGGCCCTATTCAGGGCAGCTCCAGAGGCATTCCCCAACTCATGCTGGCTCTGTCGTTTGATCATGAGCTGTTCAAAAAAGTTTATGACGACTACACCGATATTGACGGCGACGGTATCATGGATGTGACGTACATGGACACTTTTGAGTACAGCGGTTACTTTGAACCTGACTGGTGCTATTCACACAGTCTCGGGCGCTTTCGTCCTGTTGCACAGGCAACCGGAACCAACGGCCATAGCTGCAACGGCACCACATGGAGCGGGAACTTCATGAACTGGGGCACCATGAGCCGCATTGACCTGTTGCGTAAACTGATATACGGCGGGATGCGTTCAACGGACACGGCAAGCCTGACCGTTCTGGAACGGGCTGAAATCCCTAATGACTGGCACGCTTTTAATAAAGTTTACGAGCCACAGGCAGGTGATCCTTCACTGAGTGACCTGACACCTTATACCGGTACAGCTATTGCCATGTGCAATGCTACAACCACATCTTTGGGTACACCTTTTGTCAGGATTCGCACGACTTCACTTACAAATCCCTACCAGACTGATCCCACCTGGATCGACACCGTGGATGAGTGGGCCGGCGGCGATAGTTTAACCTGCGGCAATAATGCCCTGGCACAACTGGAGGTGCGGATTGAGGCTTGTCACAGTACCTCCACGAGCAACGACTGCCTGAATTACGGGAGCAGCAGAAAACCGATAGGGCTTATACAAAGACGACAGGACGATGTACATTTTGGATTGATCACCGGTAGTTTCGACGCCAACATTAGCGGTGGTGTTGTCAGAAAAAATATTGGTTCAGCCGCAGATGAAATTGACCAGTCAACGGGTCAGTTCATTCTAAATAACGGGATAGTGGCCAATATTGACCGCCTCAGGATCGCAGAGTATCCCTATGGTCTTGGTTTTATGAGCTGTGGAGGAAGCGGTCCTTCGGGATGCACCCCGGTTTGGAGCGTTCAGGGTTTATCCTTCCGCTGTCGTACGGAGCCCTTGCCGTGCCGTGACTGGGGCAACCCTATTTCTGAGATTTACCTGGAAGCGCTTCGTTATTTTAGCGGACAGACAACGCCATCATCCGAATACTCAACCGGCACTGACCTCGGACTGTCCAAACCTGCCTGGCAAGATCCGCTTTCCGTCACTAACGCCTGCTCCAACTGCTCGATCTTACTATTATCGACAGGACAGAACTCCTACGACGACGATAACTATAACAACCTCTCTGATGTTATCAGTGGCGGATTAACGCAACTGCAAACCCTGACCGACCAGATAGGAACTCTGGAGCCTGATTTAAGTTTTCCGGGTAACTACGTCATTGGTGAAGTAGCAGGCGTCACTGGTGTAAGACAGTGTCTGCCCAGAACGCTCCCCCGTCTGAGCCTGGCTCGTGGCATCTGCCCGGAAGCACCACTGATGGAAGGCTCCTACTATTTGTCAGGGCTCAGCCACTTTGCTTTTAACAATGACCTTCGGTCTGGTCTTTCAGGAAGCCAAACCATCAACACCTATGTCGTCGAACTGGCTAAAAGCATACCAGCACTGAACTTTGCGGTACCCATTAGTGGCGGACAGACCCGTACCGTGAGCCTCACCCCAATCTGCCAGGCATCAAACGGTGCTACTACCACCTACGAAAGCGAGTTTTTTCCCTGTAGTTTTCTTAAGATGCAAGTCAGGAATTTCACTGTTGACACCAACGGCGCATTGACTTCCATCAGCTTCAGGATTCTCTGGCAGGATTTTCCCTGGGGAGGCGATGGGGACGCTGACGCCTCCGCAGTTTATACCGTTAACGTATCCAATAATAATTTTCAGGTCGAAATCAGTGACCCTGTCTCAAGGGCGGCCTATTCACTGCGTATTGGCTACTCCCTGACAGGTGTCAACGGTTACAACGGTCTGGTGACTGACGCAGATTACAATTCAGATTACAAAGGTTTTTTATCAGGCTATGATGATGCCGACGCCGAATCAGCGATGATTATTTGGCAGGGTGGGTTGCTTGAAGGCTTTCTTAATTTTCCTTGTTCTGGGACAGGGTGTCAGAGCTGGGCCACGCCTTTAACCGTAACAAAAAACTTCACCCCTTCTGCCAACTTTTCAGAATCACTGCCTTCACCATTAATTCTGGCAGCCAAATACAGCAGTTTTAACGATCTGGACAATGACGGGACGCCCAACTTTGATGGCGATGGTGACGGCGTGCCAGATGATGACAGTCGTGAATGGGACAATGTTAACAATGTCTCGGGGGTACAGGTGCCTGACGGCATTCCAGATAACTATTTCTTTTCAGATAACCCGAACCGGTTGAACGAACAGTTAAATGAGCTGCTGGAAAATCTGGCTGGCACCGTCTCCTCATCATCAGCCCCTGTTGTCACAACTGATCCGGAAGGTAGCAGGTCGGTAGTACAAGCCCTGTTCAGTGCGAATGAAACCGTTAATAACCTGACTGTTTCCTGGGTTGGATGGCTTTACAGTTTATTCATTGACGAAAGAGGTCATCTGCGAGAAGACGCAAACAGCAACCGTACCCTTGATGACTACAGCGTCGACCCGGTGGTCACCCTGAACTTCAATGCCGCCTCAGGAAATACTACTGTGCAACGCTGGAACAGCACAGACAACGGCATTACCCTGACCCCCAATGGCAACACCGTATCAATAGACGACCTTGACACACTATGGGATGCCAGAAACGAACTCTCTGACCTGAGCAACCTTCTTACCCAGCGGAGTTATACCTCTGCCACAAGTAACGGGCGACACATCCTTACCTGGCTGGACGACAACAACAATTCAACCGTTGATACCGGGGAACTACACGCTTTTACCAGCAGTCTGTTTTCCGGAGCGAGAGAAGGCTACCTGGGGAACCCGACAGCAGGGGTCACGAGCCTAATCAACTACATCCGGGGGCAAGAACAGACAGGTCTTCGTTCCCGCTCCGTTGACTTTGATAATGATGGAACCACTGAAGTCTGGCGATTAGGTGACATCGTTAATTCAAGTCCGGTCAAAGTGGGGACTCCCAGGGGGAGCTATACCGGGGGAGACACTTTTAATCCTCTGGACGAGACATTTGAGCGTTTCAGGCAGCATTACGCAAACAGGCGTGAAGTGATCTATGTAGGGGCCAATGACGGGATGCTCCACGCCTTCAACGGAGGCTTCTGGAATGAAACCTCCAGCCGGTTTGAACTTACCTTCAGCGGCAGCGGTACCACATCGCACCCCCTTGGCGGGGAGCTTTGGGCTTATATTCCAATGAACCTTCTGCCTCACTTGCAATGGTTAACCGAAAACAACTACCCCCATGTGCCTTATATGGACGGGAAACTGCAGGTTTTCGATGCTAATGTTTTTCCAAATGACACAGACCACCCTAATGGGTGGGGAACCATTCTCGTTGCTGCCATGGGCATGGGGGGTGGTCCCATTGATGTGACGGTCAGTGGTTCCAGCCGTACAATGCGTTCATCCTATGTGGTTATGGATATTACCAATCCAGAAAAACCGCCTGTGCTTATGGCAGAAATTTCTGCTCCGAATCTCGGCTTTACCCTCACTCCCCCGGTACTGGTCAGGCAACGCAGGCCAGACAATAATGGCGACTTTGATACCCCCGCACAAAACGACTGGTATCTTGTGTTTGGCTCAGGCCCTATAGGTACAGGCGTCACCGGTACAGAACAGGCACTGGCTAATGGCACCAGTAACCAGAGTATGCGTGTGTACGTTTACGACCTTGAAAGTAAAGACTTTGTAACCCCGTTCAATCCCATGGTAACCAGCATTCCCAATGCTTATTCCGGCGAAATGGTTGTCGCAGACTGGGAGCGGGATGGTTACGATGACACTATTTACTTTGGCTCGGTACGAACCACTGGCAATCTGTCCGGAGAATTACTCAGGCTGAACCTGTCCGGAACAACACCAGCAGGGTGGGGTCTGAGTACCTTAACCAATCCACAGCGCCCTGTTACCGCAGCCCCCCTGGTGCTTCGCAGTACCGACAACCATCGCTGGGTCTATACCGGAACAGGAAGAGATCTGGTTATCAACGACCGGAACAGTGCACAACAAGAGTACTACTTCGGAGTCAAGGAACCCCGGTCTGGAAACACGTTTACCGGTACTGAGATCACTTTCAGTGACCTGACCGATACAACGGACGTTGATGTTCAGGCCAACGGCACTCTGGGCAGTACTTTTTCTGTGAGTC